The genomic region AGATTTATGTTAAATCAGGAAAAGGTGGAGATGGTTGTGTTTCTTTTAGGAGGGAGAAGTATGTACCTTTAGGTGGACCTGATGGTGGTGATGGTGGAAAAGGAGGGGATATCATATTTGAAGTTGATCACAATATTAATACTCTAATTGATTTTAGGTATAATAGTAAATTTTTAGCAGAAGATGGGGGGGATGGAGGAACTTCAAAGTGTTATGGTAAAGATGGAAAAGATGTTATTATAAAAGTACCTGAAGGGACAATTTTAATACATTCTGAAAGTGGTAAAGTTATAAAAGATTTATCTAGTGAAAATAGTAGGTTTGTTTTACTAAAAGGTGGCAAAGGTGGTAAGGGAAATTGTAAATTTTGTACACCTACTAGGCAAGCACCAGATTTTGCTGAGCCTGGTATGCCTCATGATGAAATGAACTTAACTTTGGAGCTTAGACTTATCGCAGATGTAGGATTAATTGGGATGCCAAATGTTGGAAAATCTACTTTGATATCAAAAGTTAGTAATGCAAAACCTAAAATTGCTAATTATCATTTTACAACATTACATCCGAATTTGGGGGTTGTTGATTATAAAGGTATAAGTGGATTTGTTATTGCAGATATTCCAGGAATAATTGAGGGAGCATCGAAGGGTATTGGTCTTGGACTTGAGTTTTTAAGGCATATTGAAAGAACTAGAGTACTTGTACATATATTAGATATTTCGGGGATCGAAGGAAGAGATCCCATAGATGATTTTAAATTAATTAATAATGAACTTGCTGAGTATAATTATGATTTGATGAATAGACCTCAAATTGTTGTTTTGAATAAAGGTGATATGTTATATGATGGAAGAGAAAAGATTCAGAACGTTAAGAATGTTATTAAATCTCTCGGGTATAGTGATGTATTTGAAATATCGGCGGTTACTGGAAATGGATTATTGGAGTTACTTAGGAATGTAAAAAAATTGGTTGATAAGACACCAAAGCCTATTTTGAACTTTGAAGAAGATGAAGTGTATGTTTTTGAACCTAAAAGATTTAGTTATACTATTTCAAAAGAAGTCAATGAATTTGGGGATGAATATTATTTAATTACTGGAAGTTTTGTTGATAGATTACTTAATTCTGTGAATATTTATAATTTTAGTTCGCTTAGATATTTTCATAAAGTTTTGACTAATAAGGGCGTTATTGATGAACTCAAATTGATGGGAGTACAGGAAGGTGACCTTGTTAGATTGAATGATTTCGAATTTGAATTTATAGGATAGAAATTTTTATTCGAGGTGTTTGAAATTGAAGATAGGAGTTTTGGGTGGGACATTTAATCCTATTCATAATGGACATATTAATATAGCTAATAAAATATATAATGAATTTAAATTAGAGAAGGTTTTATTTTTATTGAATAAAATACCTCCTCATAAGAATTACATAGAACTTTTAAGTGATCATGTTAGGTTAGAAATGTTGAGAAAAGCTATCAAAGATTATGTGTATTTTGATATTGAGTATTATGAACTAAAAAAAGACTCAATATCTTATACTTATGAAAGTTTGGAATATTTGAAAAATCATTTTGGATATAATGAATTATTTTTTATAATTGGTTCAGATAATCTAATTAATTTTGAAAGTTGGAAGGGAATCGATAGAATATTTAAAAGTGCAGTTATTGTGGTTTATTTAAGATTAGATAGTCATCTAAATGATGTATTAAATCTTAAGAAATATTATGAGGATGTTTACAATGCACATATAAAGATATTTTTAGGAGAAATAATTAATTTATCTTCAACTGAGATTAGAGAAAAGATTATTAAAAATGAGAATATTTTTGGACTTGTTCCAAATGATGTTTATGATTATATTATCTCAGAGAGATTGTATTTGGAGTGAATTATGGATTTTTTAGCTGTTGATAGGTATATAAAAGAAAATCTTAATAATTTTAGATATGAGCATACTCTAAGAGTTGTGGATATGGGTATGATTTTATGTAATAAGTTATCTTATTGTGATGAGGAAAAAGTTAAAATTGCTTGTTATTTTCATGATGTAGGAAAGAATTTACCTGAAGATACGATTTTAAATATGACACTTAATGAAGGATATGAATTAAATGAATATGAATTGAAGAATATACATATCTTTCATGGCGTTGCATCTATGGTAATTGCAAGAGATAAATTTAATGTAGATGATATACAAATATTAAATGCTATTAAAAATCATGTTACAGGTGCAGAAGATATGTCTATTATTGATAAAATTGTATTTCTTGCAGATTTTTTTGAGATGGGGAGAAATTTTGAAAGAGTTTATAAATCTAGGGATGCTGCTTTGATTGATTTGGATTTAGATAAATCTATGTTATTTGCTTATAATTCTATAATTGTAGAGCTTTTAGAAAAAGGAAGATTTATTCATGAGAATACTATAAAAGCGAGGAATTTTATTTTGAAAAATTTGTGAAAGGATAGTATGAATTGGATTTTTTAGAATATGAGATTTTAGATGAAGTAGATGGTTTAAAGATTAGAGATTATTTGAAATATGATAAGAAATTGAGCTCCAGGTTTATTAAGCAGTCTGCTATTGAGAAAAGAATTTTTGTAAATAATTTAAGTGTTAAGCTTAATTATTATTTAAAAAAAGGTGATAAGATAAAAATAAAGATACATAGAAAGAATGAAACTCAAAGTATTG from Candidatus Arthromitus sp. SFB-mouse-Japan harbors:
- the obgE gene encoding GTPase ObgE, with protein sequence MFIDVAKIYVKSGKGGDGCVSFRREKYVPLGGPDGGDGGKGGDIIFEVDHNINTLIDFRYNSKFLAEDGGDGGTSKCYGKDGKDVIIKVPEGTILIHSESGKVIKDLSSENSRFVLLKGGKGGKGNCKFCTPTRQAPDFAEPGMPHDEMNLTLELRLIADVGLIGMPNVGKSTLISKVSNAKPKIANYHFTTLHPNLGVVDYKGISGFVIADIPGIIEGASKGIGLGLEFLRHIERTRVLVHILDISGIEGRDPIDDFKLINNELAEYNYDLMNRPQIVVLNKGDMLYDGREKIQNVKNVIKSLGYSDVFEISAVTGNGLLELLRNVKKLVDKTPKPILNFEEDEVYVFEPKRFSYTISKEVNEFGDEYYLITGSFVDRLLNSVNIYNFSSLRYFHKVLTNKGVIDELKLMGVQEGDLVRLNDFEFEFIG
- the nadD gene encoding nicotinate-nucleotide adenylyltransferase, with the protein product MKIGVLGGTFNPIHNGHINIANKIYNEFKLEKVLFLLNKIPPHKNYIELLSDHVRLEMLRKAIKDYVYFDIEYYELKKDSISYTYESLEYLKNHFGYNELFFIIGSDNLINFESWKGIDRIFKSAVIVVYLRLDSHLNDVLNLKKYYEDVYNAHIKIFLGEIINLSSTEIREKIIKNENIFGLVPNDVYDYIISERLYLE
- the yqeK gene encoding bis(5'-nucleosyl)-tetraphosphatase (symmetrical) YqeK, with the protein product MDFLAVDRYIKENLNNFRYEHTLRVVDMGMILCNKLSYCDEEKVKIACYFHDVGKNLPEDTILNMTLNEGYELNEYELKNIHIFHGVASMVIARDKFNVDDIQILNAIKNHVTGAEDMSIIDKIVFLADFFEMGRNFERVYKSRDAALIDLDLDKSMLFAYNSIIVELLEKGRFIHENTIKARNFILKNL